In Sinorhizobium sojae CCBAU 05684, a single window of DNA contains:
- a CDS encoding quinoprotein relay system zinc metallohydrolase 2 — protein sequence MKEPLLSPLDGLRPPSILRRNLLLAGFCLCCMPQVGFAAEAAGLEEIADGVFVRRGPDVEVTPGNHNGIANIGFIIGRDAVLVTDPGGSLSDGRWLRSEIKKRTERPIRHVVVTHVHPDHCFGAAAFKEDMPAIIGHHRLRAALQARGEFYRQRLVEILSPQEVGHVVLPTHEVDGDGYEIELGHRVIRLTAHGIAHTDCDLSLIDSTTGLLFAGDLLFVGRVPSLDGSLLGWLDETQRLRSLGATRAVPGHGPALVEPAAAFADLKRYLEALRDDTRKAIRDGMTIEEAVQTVAQSERGRWALFDDYNGRNVTRAYKELEWE from the coding sequence ATGAAGGAGCCATTGCTCTCGCCGCTAGACGGGCTCCGGCCACCCTCGATATTGCGGCGCAACCTGCTGCTTGCAGGCTTCTGCCTCTGCTGCATGCCGCAAGTTGGGTTTGCCGCTGAAGCAGCGGGCCTGGAGGAGATTGCGGACGGTGTTTTCGTCCGGCGCGGGCCTGACGTGGAAGTAACCCCAGGCAACCACAATGGCATTGCCAATATCGGCTTCATCATCGGACGGGACGCGGTTCTTGTGACCGATCCCGGCGGCAGTCTTTCCGACGGCCGGTGGCTGCGGTCGGAGATCAAGAAACGAACCGAAAGGCCGATCAGGCATGTCGTGGTGACGCACGTGCACCCCGACCATTGTTTCGGCGCGGCCGCGTTCAAAGAGGACATGCCCGCCATCATCGGCCATCACAGGCTGCGTGCCGCCCTGCAGGCGAGGGGCGAATTCTATCGTCAGCGGCTCGTCGAAATTCTCAGCCCGCAAGAAGTGGGGCATGTTGTGCTGCCAACCCATGAGGTCGACGGCGATGGCTACGAGATAGAACTCGGCCACCGAGTCATCCGACTCACTGCCCACGGAATCGCACATACCGATTGCGACCTCTCCCTCATCGATTCGACTACCGGCCTTCTGTTCGCCGGCGACCTGCTTTTTGTGGGACGCGTGCCTTCGCTGGATGGCAGCCTGCTCGGCTGGCTCGACGAGACGCAGAGGCTGCGCTCCCTTGGCGCAACAAGGGCGGTGCCGGGGCATGGTCCAGCGCTGGTGGAACCCGCTGCCGCATTTGCCGACCTGAAGCGCTATCTGGAGGCGCTTCGGGACGATACCCGCAAGGCGATCAGGGACGGCATGACGATCGAAGAGGCCGTCCAGACGGTGGCGCAATCGGAGCGCGGCCGATGGGCGCTGTTTGACGATTACAATGGCCGCAACGTGACCCGGGCCTACAAGGAACTTGAGTGGGAATAG
- a CDS encoding quinoprotein dehydrogenase-associated SoxYZ-like carrier, which produces MKLLRDLITAALIAGAYPAAVSAGVSAIDGSEPERQARWQEISAHIFGDRPIEAGGDLITIEAPTRAQDPALVPITVKVLRKDEVRAVHLVIDDNPSPYAAKISFGPAGDPSEIKLRVRVNDYTNVHAVAETSDGKLYQTRIFVKASGGCTAPIGVSDAEALKDVGRMKMKFGDRDHPKEATLMIRHPNFSGMQMNQVTRLHTSARYLDRIRISYGEETVFELTGDISLSSDPVIGFTYAQSEQGEFTIHARDTRGASWEQSFAVPARMNE; this is translated from the coding sequence ATGAAACTTCTGCGAGACCTCATAACGGCTGCTTTGATTGCCGGAGCATATCCCGCCGCGGTGTCGGCCGGCGTTTCGGCGATCGACGGCAGCGAGCCGGAACGGCAGGCTCGCTGGCAGGAGATTAGCGCGCATATTTTCGGCGATCGCCCTATCGAGGCGGGAGGCGACCTGATCACGATCGAGGCGCCGACCCGCGCTCAGGACCCGGCGCTCGTTCCGATTACTGTAAAGGTTTTGAGGAAGGATGAGGTGCGCGCCGTCCATCTGGTGATTGACGACAATCCGTCACCATACGCAGCGAAGATCAGCTTCGGTCCGGCGGGGGATCCCAGCGAGATCAAGCTCAGAGTTAGGGTTAACGACTATACGAACGTCCATGCGGTTGCCGAGACCAGCGATGGCAAGCTCTATCAGACGAGGATATTCGTGAAGGCGTCAGGCGGTTGTACGGCTCCCATCGGAGTGAGTGACGCGGAAGCCCTGAAGGACGTCGGTCGCATGAAGATGAAGTTCGGCGACCGCGACCATCCGAAGGAGGCAACGCTGATGATCCGCCATCCAAACTTCAGCGGCATGCAGATGAACCAGGTAACCCGGCTTCACACGTCGGCCCGGTATCTCGACCGGATCAGAATCAGCTACGGCGAGGAGACCGTTTTCGAACTTACGGGCGACATCTCGCTCTCGTCGGACCCCGTGATCGGGTTTACCTACGCTCAGTCCGAACAGGGCGAATTCACGATTCACGCGAGGGATACAAGAGGCGCCAGCTGGGAGCAATCATTTGCAGTGCCCGCGAGGATGAACGAGTGA
- a CDS encoding rhodanese-like domain-containing protein, giving the protein MRVGSRALPGAILAMLMISPVAAADGPAFIPEPPGLWAGPMVSDTPATLKGARVIDIPGLEVLMPQKPLLIDVGPADRKPDGLPSSTIWKPAHRSIPGAVWFPGAGSADLPDEKVDALLRRIAELTNGDKSAPVVTFCRPKCWGSWNIGKRLVQAGYSSVHWLPAGVSGWQERNDTTAVTPETGWAPKTPAASAGTFVNGEPTASDQVSSGN; this is encoded by the coding sequence ATCCGCGTCGGAAGCCGGGCATTGCCGGGCGCGATCTTGGCGATGCTGATGATCTCGCCCGTTGCGGCCGCGGATGGCCCGGCTTTTATCCCCGAGCCGCCGGGGCTCTGGGCCGGCCCCATGGTGAGTGACACGCCGGCAACACTCAAAGGTGCACGAGTGATCGACATCCCGGGCCTGGAGGTGTTGATGCCGCAAAAGCCGCTGCTGATCGACGTTGGTCCGGCAGACCGGAAGCCGGACGGCCTTCCCTCATCGACGATCTGGAAGCCGGCGCACCGGTCCATTCCCGGGGCAGTCTGGTTCCCGGGGGCGGGTAGCGCAGACCTGCCGGACGAAAAGGTCGACGCGCTGCTCCGGCGCATCGCGGAACTGACGAACGGGGACAAATCCGCGCCGGTGGTCACGTTCTGTCGTCCGAAATGCTGGGGCAGTTGGAACATCGGCAAACGCCTAGTGCAGGCAGGCTACAGCTCCGTCCACTGGCTCCCCGCGGGTGTAAGCGGCTGGCAGGAGCGCAACGATACGACAGCCGTCACCCCGGAGACCGGATGGGCGCCGAAAACGCCGGCCGCGAGCGCGGGTACGTTCGTCAATGGCGAGCCCACCGCAAGCGATCAAGTCAGCTCAGGCAATTGA
- a CDS encoding DUF2726 domain-containing protein: protein MHYRSQRKSVLFTAPGLVIGALAVGAAGGISVNLAEIIALTEKPHLLVAVLFVGAFAGITVEQALCRMRRHAWRARNRSRWQEGPRANIASGPLVPTSIPDTPKRPDAAEQLRIVMGSSFTIQPLLNKSEARVFRELDRLVIGCNPTWQVMAQVSLGEILRSKDANAFSCINAKRVDLLLVDGNCQPRHAIEYQGGAHHQGAAAARDAVKKEALRRAGIGYYEVVAGQTTPSDLKRLVEKLVDKPKLPKCGSR from the coding sequence ATGCACTATCGCTCGCAAAGGAAGTCGGTGCTGTTCACGGCACCGGGACTTGTTATCGGTGCGCTCGCGGTAGGCGCTGCGGGCGGCATCAGTGTAAACCTGGCCGAGATCATTGCGCTCACCGAAAAGCCTCACCTGCTCGTCGCCGTTCTGTTCGTCGGCGCCTTCGCTGGCATCACGGTTGAGCAAGCATTGTGCCGGATGCGGAGGCACGCATGGCGGGCAAGAAACCGCTCACGCTGGCAGGAAGGTCCCCGGGCGAACATCGCTTCAGGGCCGTTGGTACCCACGAGTATTCCGGACACGCCGAAACGGCCCGACGCTGCCGAACAACTGCGGATTGTCATGGGCTCGAGCTTCACGATCCAGCCGCTACTCAACAAAAGCGAGGCGCGCGTATTTAGGGAGCTCGATCGCCTGGTGATCGGCTGCAACCCGACTTGGCAGGTGATGGCACAAGTCTCGTTGGGCGAAATCCTCCGCAGCAAAGATGCGAACGCGTTCAGTTGCATCAACGCGAAGCGGGTCGACCTCCTGCTGGTTGACGGTAACTGCCAGCCTCGGCACGCCATCGAGTATCAGGGTGGAGCACATCATCAAGGCGCTGCGGCCGCGCGCGATGCCGTCAAGAAAGAGGCGCTGCGGCGGGCAGGAATCGGCTATTACGAGGTCGTGGCGGGGCAGACCACTCCCTCGGACCTAAAGCGATTGGTCGAAAAGTTGGTGGATAAGCCGAAACTCCCGAAATGCGGTTCGCGCTGA
- a CDS encoding PGN_0703 family putative restriction endonuclease: MTDDLTAVRENLFPASHAAIGDWLTFPWHRDSANRIQAHKPHSSQAIAIDVFGTLKMSIDRDRVLDAIARQVGVAPGGPWSITLEWTDADRHLGEPRPTQVDALAVGSKAALVIECKFTEPGGKCSQTTVSRSGQPQCNGSYVDQVNPKSGVGSRCALAGKRIRYWDYIPKVFALDPAEDYAPCPFAGDAYQWMRNAVLAAAIGEHRELQAAAVAAFADHPSFPTARKAKLGLIDPRYSSGKAAVTPISYQGVIEIARRVGLDQQLWADLSAWVDKKIAKVSSRGLDGS, from the coding sequence ATGACAGATGATTTGACGGCAGTTCGGGAGAACCTGTTTCCAGCCAGTCACGCCGCCATCGGCGATTGGCTCACATTTCCCTGGCATCGTGACAGCGCCAACAGAATTCAGGCGCACAAGCCTCATTCATCGCAGGCCATCGCCATTGATGTGTTCGGCACACTCAAGATGAGCATCGACCGCGATCGCGTCCTCGATGCCATCGCTCGGCAAGTGGGCGTGGCACCCGGCGGCCCTTGGTCGATAACGCTCGAGTGGACAGATGCCGATCGGCACTTGGGCGAACCGCGGCCCACGCAGGTCGACGCTCTTGCCGTTGGTTCGAAGGCCGCGCTGGTTATTGAATGCAAGTTTACCGAGCCCGGCGGGAAATGCAGTCAGACCACCGTGTCGCGATCCGGGCAACCGCAGTGCAATGGCAGCTATGTAGACCAGGTCAATCCGAAAAGCGGCGTGGGTTCCCGCTGTGCCCTTGCGGGCAAGCGGATCCGCTATTGGGATTACATCCCCAAGGTTTTCGCGCTCGACCCGGCGGAAGACTATGCGCCCTGCCCTTTCGCCGGCGACGCTTATCAATGGATGCGAAATGCCGTATTGGCGGCTGCGATAGGCGAGCACCGTGAGCTTCAGGCCGCCGCCGTCGCCGCCTTTGCCGACCACCCAAGTTTTCCCACGGCACGGAAGGCGAAGCTGGGTCTGATCGACCCGAGATATAGCAGCGGTAAAGCCGCTGTCACGCCAATCTCGTATCAAGGGGTTATCGAGATTGCGCGCCGCGTGGGGCTGGATCAGCAGCTTTGGGCCGATCTGTCTGCATGGGTCGACAAAAAGATCGCGAAGGTCTCGTCGCGAGGACTTGATGGCAGTTGA
- a CDS encoding type II toxin-antitoxin system RelB/DinJ family antitoxin, whose translation MDADVKERATAVLENMDLTDAVRILLTRTANEGALPLELVSHSEAYDAWFRAKVLQALEDTRPDVDDADADAHFRVRRAAALRKAMAGDR comes from the coding sequence ATTGATGCCGACGTCAAAGAGCGCGCCACGGCGGTTCTAGAAAACATGGACCTCACGGATGCCGTTCGAATCCTGTTAACCCGGACGGCGAATGAAGGTGCTCTGCCGCTGGAACTTGTCAGCCATAGCGAGGCTTACGATGCCTGGTTCCGCGCTAAGGTGTTGCAGGCGCTCGAGGACACCCGACCGGACGTCGACGATGCTGACGCCGACGCGCACTTTCGGGTGCGTCGGGCAGCCGCCCTGCGTAAGGCCATGGCGGGTGACCGATGA
- a CDS encoding helix-turn-helix domain-containing protein codes for MIQPQTPFGSLFRSWREQRRISQLALAAEAEISQKHLSFIESGRSVPSRDMVLRLCENLDIPLRERNTLLLAAGYAPFYPERSLDDPSLESALRTIETILEASAPNPALAIDRHWNMVIGSSALNPLIVGADPDLLKPPVNVMRLSLHPRGLASRIINLREWRRHLLHRLERQFRLSCDPEIGRLLDEVSLYQRDSDDADRRLGGGGNEIAVPLRLRTQAGVISFISTVTVFGTPAEISLSEVSIETFYPADDVSAGLLMKLSGN; via the coding sequence ATGATACAGCCCCAGACGCCCTTCGGTTCCCTTTTTCGTTCGTGGCGCGAGCAGCGGCGCATCAGCCAGTTGGCGCTGGCTGCTGAAGCGGAGATTTCGCAAAAGCATCTGAGCTTCATAGAGAGTGGGCGTTCGGTACCCTCGCGCGATATGGTGTTGAGATTGTGCGAAAATCTCGATATTCCCTTGCGCGAACGCAATACGCTGTTGCTGGCAGCAGGGTATGCCCCCTTCTATCCGGAGCGTTCCCTCGACGATCCTTCGCTCGAGTCCGCGCTCAGGACCATTGAGACAATTCTCGAGGCCAGTGCACCCAATCCGGCACTGGCGATCGACCGGCACTGGAACATGGTGATCGGCAGTTCAGCCCTCAATCCGCTGATCGTGGGCGCGGACCCGGATCTGTTGAAGCCACCGGTTAATGTCATGCGGCTCAGTCTGCATCCCCGCGGTCTTGCGTCACGGATAATCAACTTGCGGGAATGGCGGCGACACCTTCTGCACAGGCTGGAGCGGCAGTTCCGGTTGAGTTGCGATCCAGAGATCGGCCGACTTCTCGATGAAGTGTCGCTTTATCAGCGGGACAGTGACGACGCGGACCGGAGGCTGGGTGGAGGCGGCAACGAGATCGCCGTGCCCTTACGCTTGCGCACGCAAGCCGGGGTGATCTCGTTCATCAGCACGGTGACCGTTTTCGGGACACCGGCCGAAATCAGCCTGTCGGAGGTGTCCATCGAGACCTTCTATCCTGCCGACGACGTATCGGCGGGGTTGCTCATGAAGTTGAGCGGCAACTGA
- a CDS encoding nuclear transport factor 2 family protein: protein MRTTDTLANLYIALWNETEPQARREKLDDLWTTDGAYADPLTRGAGHEEIDALIAGVHRQFPGFVFQLLNTPDGCGEVMRFAWGLGPGGAEPVVEGTDFCTIRNGRLHDVVGFIDKIPD from the coding sequence ATGCGCACCACGGACACCCTAGCTAATCTCTATATCGCTCTCTGGAATGAAACGGAGCCGCAGGCACGCCGCGAAAAGCTGGACGATCTCTGGACCACGGATGGCGCTTATGCCGATCCACTGACGAGAGGCGCCGGCCATGAGGAGATCGACGCCCTCATCGCCGGAGTCCACCGGCAGTTTCCCGGCTTCGTCTTCCAACTCCTCAATACGCCCGACGGCTGCGGCGAGGTTATGCGCTTTGCCTGGGGTTTGGGACCAGGGGGCGCTGAACCGGTCGTCGAGGGCACCGATTTTTGCACCATCAGGAACGGCCGTCTGCATGATGTTGTCGGCTTTATCGACAAGATCCCGGACTGA
- a CDS encoding mobile mystery protein A encodes MKSDIRRRARLRLDERLQALQPSDRFRAPPKGWVRALRDALGMTGAQLGARIGVRPQTIESIEKSETAGTIQLNTLRRAAEALDCTLVYALVPNSSLQAVVEARARKIAIRELQRVAHTMRLEAQGTENVDFEARVQAYIRDKLSERDLWNDT; translated from the coding sequence ATGAAGAGCGATATTCGCAGAAGAGCCCGGCTGCGCCTCGACGAAAGGCTTCAGGCACTACAGCCCAGTGATCGGTTCAGGGCGCCCCCGAAGGGATGGGTACGCGCGCTGCGCGACGCTCTCGGCATGACGGGTGCGCAGCTCGGCGCGCGCATCGGCGTTCGACCCCAAACCATCGAATCGATTGAGAAGTCAGAAACAGCAGGGACGATCCAGCTCAACACACTGCGCCGGGCCGCCGAGGCTCTCGATTGCACGCTTGTCTACGCCCTCGTTCCAAACAGCTCGCTTCAAGCTGTCGTCGAGGCTCGGGCACGCAAGATCGCGATACGCGAGCTGCAGCGCGTTGCGCACACGATGAGGTTGGAAGCTCAGGGAACGGAGAATGTAGATTTCGAAGCTCGCGTCCAAGCCTACATTCGCGACAAGCTCTCTGAACGCGATCTCTGGAACGATACATGA
- a CDS encoding mobile mystery protein B: protein MTDLFQKPDDATPLEPHEREGLLQTWITHRSDLNEAEQENIVEGAAWARGRRRFPLEQMLTEDFVRTLHKRMFGDVWRWAGMFRTSERNIGVQAYRIGIELASLLGDIRYWIEHETFLRDEIAIRFHYRLVAVHPFPNGNGRHARLAADLLIERLGGEPFSWGGGSLADVGELRARYVAALRAADNHDIGPLLEFARA from the coding sequence ATGACGGATCTCTTCCAAAAGCCTGATGACGCAACGCCGCTTGAACCGCACGAGCGAGAGGGCTTGCTACAAACCTGGATCACCCACCGTAGCGACCTCAACGAGGCCGAGCAGGAAAACATCGTTGAGGGTGCGGCCTGGGCGCGCGGCCGCCGGCGTTTCCCCCTTGAGCAGATGCTCACTGAAGACTTCGTGCGGACACTGCACAAGCGAATGTTCGGGGACGTTTGGCGATGGGCCGGCATGTTCCGGACGTCGGAGCGCAACATTGGAGTTCAGGCCTACCGCATCGGAATCGAGCTCGCGAGTCTATTGGGCGACATTCGCTACTGGATCGAGCATGAGACTTTTCTGCGGGATGAGATCGCGATCCGGTTCCATTATCGGCTGGTCGCGGTCCACCCATTTCCGAACGGAAACGGTCGTCATGCGCGACTGGCGGCTGATCTTCTAATTGAGCGCCTTGGAGGCGAGCCTTTCAGTTGGGGCGGCGGCAGTCTGGCCGACGTCGGCGAACTGCGCGCCCGTTATGTCGCCGCACTACGCGCAGCGGACAATCATGACATCGGGCCGCTGCTGGAATTCGCGCGCGCCTAA
- a CDS encoding class I SAM-dependent methyltransferase, with product MQPEQIRLTGARETLLITLQAKATESGMPDSLLRDRFAADALHRIDQVSGHLTVGHDMTIGIALRAYMLDRWTEAFLQRCPEATVLHLGCGLDSRIFRIDPGPGVRWFELDFPDVISLRQQIYPARADCAMIACSIVEHGWIAKLPANRPAMIVAEGVLPYLKEYQVVQVLRRIVEHFPSGEIAFDAYSSFAIPLLRFNPAIRATDACVHWALDDPAEMERQVPGLKLMDDNSDWDTGQVARMSPPAQIALQLFRTILPPCRMGRMVRYGF from the coding sequence ATGCAACCGGAGCAAATCCGCCTCACCGGCGCAAGGGAAACCCTGCTGATTACGCTCCAAGCCAAGGCAACCGAAAGTGGAATGCCGGATTCGCTGCTTCGCGACCGCTTCGCCGCAGATGCATTACACCGTATCGATCAGGTCAGTGGGCACCTTACGGTCGGCCACGACATGACGATTGGCATTGCGCTGCGCGCCTATATGCTTGATCGCTGGACCGAGGCATTCCTTCAGCGCTGCCCGGAAGCGACTGTTCTCCATCTCGGCTGTGGTCTCGACAGTCGCATCTTCCGGATAGATCCTGGGCCGGGAGTTCGTTGGTTTGAACTGGATTTTCCCGATGTCATCTCCTTGCGTCAGCAGATCTACCCCGCCCGTGCGGACTGCGCGATGATTGCATGCTCGATCGTCGAGCACGGGTGGATTGCGAAACTTCCCGCCAATAGGCCGGCCATGATCGTCGCCGAGGGCGTTCTGCCTTATCTGAAGGAATACCAGGTCGTGCAGGTTCTGCGACGGATCGTCGAGCACTTTCCGTCGGGCGAGATAGCGTTCGATGCCTATAGCAGTTTCGCAATCCCACTGCTGCGCTTCAATCCGGCGATCCGCGCCACCGATGCCTGTGTCCATTGGGCGCTCGACGACCCGGCAGAGATGGAGCGGCAGGTACCCGGGCTAAAGCTCATGGACGACAATTCGGATTGGGACACCGGACAGGTTGCGCGAATGTCACCGCCCGCCCAGATTGCACTGCAGCTCTTCAGGACCATCCTGCCCCCCTGTCGTATGGGGCGAATGGTTCGATATGGCTTCTGA
- a CDS encoding PHA/PHB synthase family protein: METLTRDRQALVADRPTEFGPVISVAAQSALPHEDEDLGSEAFRAIDRMREALSAMATGGLSPAALALAFFDWSIHLASAPGKRMELANKAAQNWGQLLTYMAAAATRPDTPACIDALPGDNRFRAEGWQKQPYTVWAQAFLLCQQWWHNLTHNIPGMTPHHEDVVSFTTRQLLDVFSPSNIPFANPEVIHKAMETGGANFAQGFRNWLEDTSRLAMRQPPVGMEAFRVGRDIAATPGKVVYRNNLIELIQYSPATENVLAEPILIVPAWIMKYYILDLSPRNSLVRYLVSRGHTVFCISWRNPTANDRDLTLDDYRRLGIMAALDAVSAIVPERKIHATGYCLGGTLLAIAAAAMARAEDKRLASVTLFAAQTDFSEPGELARFIDHSQMHYLESMMWHSGCLSADQMAGAFQLLRTNDLVWSRLVHDYLIGGRTPMSDLMAWNADSTHMPYRMHAEYLQRLYLDNELASGRFIVDGRPAHLQNIRLPMFVVGTERDHVAPWPSVYKIHYLTDTDVTFVLTSGGHNAGIISEPDHPGRRFRIALTREVDSGVSAEEWAVAALSKDGSWWPDWVEWLASHSARERVAPPAIGARKKGYPPIGDAPGTYVHQR; encoded by the coding sequence ATGGAGACGCTTACGCGTGACAGACAAGCCTTGGTTGCAGACCGCCCAACGGAATTTGGGCCGGTTATCTCGGTAGCGGCGCAATCGGCGTTGCCGCACGAGGACGAGGACTTGGGGAGCGAAGCTTTCCGGGCGATCGATCGGATGCGTGAGGCTCTGAGTGCAATGGCGACGGGAGGTCTTTCACCTGCCGCATTGGCGCTCGCCTTCTTCGACTGGTCGATTCACCTCGCGTCGGCTCCGGGCAAGCGCATGGAACTTGCGAACAAGGCCGCGCAGAATTGGGGCCAATTGCTGACTTACATGGCTGCAGCCGCTACTCGTCCAGACACGCCGGCCTGCATCGATGCGCTGCCGGGAGACAACCGGTTTCGTGCGGAGGGCTGGCAAAAGCAACCCTACACCGTCTGGGCTCAGGCGTTCTTGCTGTGCCAGCAGTGGTGGCACAATCTAACGCACAATATCCCCGGAATGACACCGCACCACGAGGACGTCGTCTCCTTCACGACGCGGCAGCTGTTGGACGTGTTCTCGCCGTCCAACATTCCCTTCGCCAACCCAGAAGTGATCCACAAGGCAATGGAGACGGGCGGGGCGAACTTCGCGCAGGGATTCCGCAACTGGCTCGAAGACACCAGTCGGCTGGCCATGAGACAGCCCCCGGTCGGGATGGAGGCGTTCCGGGTAGGACGGGATATCGCGGCGACGCCCGGAAAGGTCGTCTACCGAAATAACCTGATCGAGCTGATCCAGTATTCGCCTGCGACGGAGAACGTCTTGGCCGAGCCGATCCTGATCGTGCCGGCCTGGATCATGAAATACTACATTCTCGACCTTTCACCCCGTAATTCGCTCGTCCGTTATCTCGTGTCTCGAGGCCATACAGTCTTTTGCATTTCCTGGCGCAATCCGACCGCGAACGACCGCGACCTTACTCTCGACGATTACCGGCGGCTGGGAATCATGGCCGCGCTCGATGCCGTCAGCGCCATCGTTCCTGAACGCAAGATCCACGCAACGGGCTACTGCCTTGGAGGGACGCTTTTGGCAATCGCGGCGGCCGCGATGGCGCGCGCCGAAGACAAGCGATTGGCATCCGTTACGCTGTTTGCCGCTCAGACGGACTTCTCCGAACCTGGCGAACTGGCGCGCTTCATCGACCACAGCCAGATGCACTATCTCGAGAGCATGATGTGGCATAGCGGCTGTCTCTCCGCCGATCAGATGGCGGGCGCATTTCAACTGCTGCGCACCAACGATCTCGTGTGGTCGCGCCTCGTCCACGACTACCTGATCGGTGGGCGCACCCCCATGAGCGATCTCATGGCATGGAACGCAGACTCGACCCACATGCCCTACAGGATGCATGCGGAATATCTGCAGCGCCTCTATCTCGACAACGAACTTGCCTCCGGCCGTTTCATCGTTGACGGGCGCCCGGCTCACCTCCAAAACATCCGGCTTCCCATGTTCGTCGTCGGGACGGAGCGAGATCATGTCGCACCATGGCCCTCGGTCTACAAGATACATTATCTCACCGATACCGACGTCACCTTTGTGCTGACAAGCGGGGGCCACAACGCCGGCATCATCTCCGAACCAGACCACCCCGGCAGACGTTTTCGCATCGCATTGACGCGCGAGGTCGATTCTGGCGTCAGTGCCGAGGAATGGGCCGTGGCAGCCTTATCGAAGGACGGCTCATGGTGGCCGGATTGGGTCGAGTGGCTCGCCAGTCACTCTGCGCGGGAACGGGTGGCTCCTCCAGCTATCGGCGCCCGGAAGAAAGGCTATCCCCCGATCGGGGATGCGCCCGGCACTTATGTGCATCAGCGATAA
- the aroQ gene encoding type II 3-dehydroquinate dehydratase, with protein sequence MSLIYVLNGPNLNLLGKRQPHIYGHETLADVEADCRKLAAELGHEIRFHQSNREYEIIDWIHEAREDGAGIVINPAAFTHTSLAILDALNTFEGPVIEIHISNVHKRESFRHNSFVSHRADGVICGLGTEGYQLGIRRAATMIKAAGKG encoded by the coding sequence ATGAGCCTGATCTACGTTCTCAATGGACCAAACCTCAACCTGCTTGGCAAACGCCAGCCGCACATCTACGGGCATGAAACGCTCGCAGACGTGGAGGCGGACTGCCGCAAACTGGCAGCCGAACTCGGCCATGAAATCCGCTTTCATCAGAGCAACCGGGAATACGAGATCATCGATTGGATTCATGAGGCGCGCGAGGACGGTGCGGGCATCGTCATCAATCCTGCGGCCTTTACCCATACCTCACTCGCCATTCTCGACGCTCTGAACACATTTGAAGGGCCTGTGATCGAGATCCACATCTCCAATGTGCACAAGCGCGAAAGCTTCCGACACAATTCGTTCGTTTCTCACCGCGCGGACGGGGTGATCTGCGGCCTTGGAACAGAAGGATACCAGCTTGGCATCCGACGCGCGGCGACAATGATCAAGGCGGCGGGCAAGGGCTGA
- a CDS encoding 5-carboxymethyl-2-hydroxymuconate Delta-isomerase — protein sequence MPHIIIDYSRGAGEHVAIDRLTLTVHRCVRDGGLVKPSAVRTLAREATYSCVGDEHVDNHFIQIIVRMAPGRTAETKQKLLTAVLEAARAIAAPALEGGRLGLRADLYESDPDFAVQAIAFV from the coding sequence ATGCCGCATATCATCATCGATTATAGCCGGGGCGCAGGCGAGCATGTGGCCATCGACCGGCTGACGCTCACCGTGCATCGCTGCGTTCGCGATGGCGGCCTTGTGAAACCGTCCGCCGTGCGCACGCTTGCGCGGGAGGCGACATACTCCTGCGTGGGCGATGAGCATGTCGACAATCATTTCATCCAAATCATCGTGCGAATGGCACCGGGTCGTACTGCAGAGACCAAGCAGAAGCTTCTCACTGCCGTTCTCGAGGCCGCGCGGGCGATCGCCGCGCCTGCTCTCGAAGGGGGAAGGCTCGGCTTGCGCGCAGATCTTTACGAGTCGGACCCTGATTTTGCTGTTCAAGCAATCGCGTTCGTCTGA